The following proteins come from a genomic window of Microbacterium sp. SY138:
- a CDS encoding sugar ABC transporter permease, with amino-acid sequence MTTATTAKKPAGRVTRVLARREARIAFLFVLPAFLLFIAFRFGPSIAGVALSFFDYDITGEISWRGLDHFQRMIADPLFWRAMGTTLIYTVCAVPIALVLSTVMALGVRRAFRGARFFRSIFFLPVITSLVLAGSIFVWIFSANGPWSALMAPLGLGGSWLGSTVLVIPAIVVVGVWSRFGYGMMILIAALQDVPRELEEAALMDGANAWQRFRYVILPVLRPTFFFLAVIETTAAFQVFDVIYVMTQGGPANASYSLVYMLYDQGFRYFDYGYAAAIGVALFVMTLVVALIQRLVIGKQK; translated from the coding sequence ATGACGACGGCAACCACGGCGAAGAAGCCCGCAGGGCGAGTCACGCGGGTGCTCGCACGACGAGAGGCGCGGATCGCGTTCCTGTTCGTGCTCCCCGCCTTCCTCCTGTTCATCGCCTTCCGCTTCGGCCCGAGCATCGCCGGAGTCGCGCTGAGCTTCTTCGACTACGACATCACCGGTGAGATCTCGTGGCGGGGTCTCGACCACTTCCAGCGCATGATCGCCGACCCGCTGTTCTGGCGGGCGATGGGCACCACGCTCATCTACACGGTGTGCGCCGTGCCGATCGCGCTGGTGCTCTCGACCGTGATGGCCCTCGGCGTGCGTCGGGCCTTCCGCGGCGCACGCTTCTTCCGCTCGATCTTCTTCCTCCCCGTCATCACCTCGCTCGTGCTGGCCGGGTCGATCTTCGTCTGGATCTTCTCCGCGAACGGACCCTGGTCGGCGCTGATGGCGCCCCTCGGTCTCGGCGGATCCTGGCTCGGCAGCACCGTCCTGGTGATCCCCGCGATCGTCGTCGTCGGCGTCTGGTCGCGATTCGGCTACGGGATGATGATCCTCATCGCCGCGCTGCAGGACGTGCCGCGCGAGCTCGAAGAGGCGGCGCTGATGGACGGCGCCAACGCCTGGCAGCGCTTCCGCTACGTGATCCTCCCGGTGCTGCGGCCGACGTTCTTCTTCCTGGCGGTGATCGAGACGACCGCCGCGTTCCAGGTGTTCGACGTCATCTACGTGATGACCCAGGGCGGGCCGGCGAACGCCAGCTACTCGCTCGTCTACATGCTCTACGACCAGGGCTTCCGCTACTTCGACTACGGCTACGCGGCCGCGATCGGTGTGGCCCTGTTCGTCATGACCCTCGTCGTCGCGCTCATCCAGCGCCTGGTGATCGGAAAGCAGAAATGA
- a CDS encoding ABC transporter permease subunit — MTALLQPPTQTPATPPKTSTKQRRAYRALQPTGWGIVGRWIWLSLAGILSFFPFYAMVVLSLKPGMVVELPGSLLPFQDISFDAYEQVLAGQNILGWLGNTLIYSLVSVVAVLFLSALAGYAFAKKRFRGKEVMFWSFLAMVMVPFHVTLIPTFILMANLGGVDTYWGLILPSLANAQAVFLMRQFIQGLPDELFEAARIDGAGEFRIFLRIVLPLCKPILATLGIFVFLWHWNDFLWPLIIAKSNAMFTLTVGISSLQQQNVPLSTMLAGSVVALLPIFLAYLIAQRYVQEGVAGTGIKG; from the coding sequence ATGACCGCTCTGTTGCAGCCGCCGACCCAGACCCCGGCGACGCCGCCGAAGACGTCGACGAAGCAGCGCCGCGCCTACCGCGCGCTGCAGCCCACCGGCTGGGGGATCGTGGGGCGATGGATCTGGCTGAGCCTGGCCGGCATCCTCAGCTTCTTCCCCTTCTACGCGATGGTCGTGCTGAGCCTGAAGCCCGGCATGGTCGTCGAGCTCCCGGGTTCCCTGCTGCCTTTCCAGGACATCTCGTTCGACGCCTACGAGCAGGTGCTCGCCGGGCAGAACATCCTCGGCTGGCTCGGCAACACCCTCATCTACTCGCTCGTCTCGGTCGTCGCGGTGCTGTTCCTCTCGGCGCTCGCCGGCTACGCGTTCGCCAAGAAGCGCTTCCGCGGCAAGGAGGTGATGTTCTGGTCGTTCCTCGCGATGGTGATGGTGCCGTTCCATGTCACCCTCATCCCGACGTTCATCCTGATGGCGAACCTCGGTGGCGTCGACACGTACTGGGGCCTGATCCTGCCGTCGCTCGCGAACGCACAGGCCGTGTTCCTGATGCGGCAGTTCATCCAGGGGCTGCCGGACGAGTTGTTCGAGGCCGCACGCATCGACGGCGCCGGGGAGTTCCGCATCTTCCTGCGGATCGTGCTGCCGCTGTGCAAGCCGATCCTGGCGACGCTCGGCATCTTCGTCTTCCTGTGGCACTGGAACGACTTCCTGTGGCCGCTCATCATCGCGAAGTCCAACGCGATGTTCACACTCACCGTCGGCATCTCGTCGCTGCAGCAGCAGAACGTGCCGCTGAGTACCATGCTCGCCGGATCCGTCGTGGCACTGCTGCCCATCTTCCTCGCGTACCTCATCGCTCAGCGGTACGTGCAGGAGGGCGTGGCCGGTACGGGCATCAAGGGCTGA
- a CDS encoding NAD(P)-dependent oxidoreductase has translation MTQHQFTSEAELEEALATPSAALIADLARGAGDLVILGAGGKMGPTLAMLARRGMDAAGRQGDTVYAVSRFGDAAIRERLESAGVKVVPFDLIENDDFASLPDAPNVVFMVGAKFGAATNASWAWEVNAALPDRVARRYRDSAISVLSTGNVYPFLPAASGGASEEVQPAPIGEYAQSCLGRERVFEFGAQERGTRVAIIRLNYAVDLRYGVLADIGSAVHAGQPVSVATANVNVIWQGYANEVVLRSLVHASTDPFTINLTGPELLSVESIARRFGTLFDREVEIVDEPQPTALLSDARRCMALFGYPAVSAETLIGLQADWIEKELPMIAKPTKWAVRDGKF, from the coding sequence ATGACTCAGCACCAGTTCACTTCCGAGGCGGAACTCGAGGAGGCGCTCGCGACACCGAGCGCCGCGCTGATCGCCGATCTCGCACGCGGTGCGGGCGACCTCGTGATCCTCGGCGCCGGCGGCAAGATGGGTCCGACCCTGGCGATGCTCGCGCGCCGCGGGATGGATGCCGCCGGACGCCAGGGCGACACGGTCTACGCCGTCTCCCGCTTCGGAGACGCCGCGATCCGTGAGCGCCTGGAGAGCGCCGGGGTGAAGGTCGTCCCGTTCGACCTGATCGAGAACGACGACTTCGCATCCCTCCCGGATGCCCCGAACGTGGTGTTCATGGTCGGTGCGAAGTTCGGCGCCGCGACCAACGCGTCGTGGGCGTGGGAAGTCAACGCCGCGCTGCCCGACCGCGTCGCCCGCCGCTACCGCGACAGCGCGATCTCGGTGCTCTCGACCGGCAACGTCTACCCATTCCTTCCTGCGGCTTCGGGTGGAGCGTCTGAAGAGGTGCAGCCCGCACCCATCGGCGAGTATGCGCAGTCGTGCCTGGGACGTGAGCGCGTCTTCGAGTTCGGGGCGCAGGAGCGCGGCACCAGGGTCGCCATCATCCGCCTGAACTACGCGGTCGACCTGCGTTACGGCGTGCTCGCCGATATCGGCAGCGCCGTGCATGCGGGACAGCCCGTGTCGGTCGCCACCGCCAACGTCAACGTGATCTGGCAGGGTTACGCGAACGAGGTCGTGCTCCGCAGCCTCGTGCACGCCTCGACCGACCCCTTCACGATCAACCTCACCGGCCCGGAGCTGCTGAGCGTGGAATCGATCGCCCGTCGCTTCGGCACCCTGTTCGACCGCGAGGTCGAGATCGTCGACGAGCCGCAGCCCACCGCGCTGCTCAGCGACGCCCGCCGGTGCATGGCGCTGTTCGGTTACCCGGCGGTCTCCGCCGAGACCCTGATCGGCCTGCAGGCCGACTGGATCGAGAAGGAGCTGCCGATGATCGCCAAGCCGACCAAGTGGGCCGTGCGGGACGGGAAGTTCTGA
- a CDS encoding dihydrodipicolinate synthase family protein, whose protein sequence is MTVPPLRPEAAATLARGAVIPAHPLALTAERRIDERRQRALTRYYLDAGAGGIAVGVHTTQFEIRDPEHALFEPVLALAAEELDARADADVVRIAGVAGGTAQAVAEAELARDLGYDAVLVSPRVAGADERALLERARAVGEVLPVVGFYLQTAIGGPVLDRDFWREFASIPAVVAVKAAPFDRYRTLELVRGVAASGRADEIALYTGNDDAIVADLLSEFHVDSPTGPRTLRFVGGLLGQWAVGTRAAVSLLERAQRAMGGDEDAYRELGLIASDMVDVNQAVFDPGNDFHGVIAGVHEMLRQQGLLDGTWCLDPAEGLSPGQAEEIARVRLAYPDLNDDAFIAENLETWLR, encoded by the coding sequence ATGACCGTTCCCCCTCTGCGCCCGGAGGCCGCGGCGACCCTCGCCCGTGGCGCCGTGATCCCGGCGCATCCGCTCGCCCTCACTGCCGAGCGACGCATCGATGAACGCCGTCAGCGCGCGCTCACCCGCTACTACCTCGACGCCGGAGCCGGAGGCATCGCGGTCGGGGTGCACACGACCCAGTTCGAGATCCGCGATCCGGAGCACGCCCTGTTCGAACCGGTCCTCGCGCTCGCCGCGGAGGAGCTGGATGCCCGCGCGGATGCCGACGTGGTGCGCATCGCCGGTGTCGCCGGTGGCACGGCCCAGGCGGTCGCCGAAGCCGAGCTCGCCCGTGACCTGGGCTACGACGCCGTGCTCGTGAGCCCTCGCGTCGCCGGTGCCGACGAGCGGGCTCTGCTCGAACGCGCCCGCGCGGTGGGCGAGGTGCTGCCGGTGGTCGGCTTCTACCTGCAGACGGCGATCGGCGGACCTGTGCTCGATCGCGACTTCTGGCGCGAGTTCGCCTCGATCCCGGCCGTCGTCGCCGTCAAGGCCGCTCCCTTCGACCGCTACCGCACGCTGGAGCTGGTGCGCGGGGTCGCCGCCTCCGGCCGTGCCGACGAGATCGCTCTCTACACCGGCAACGACGACGCGATCGTGGCCGACCTGCTCTCCGAGTTCCACGTGGATTCGCCGACCGGTCCGCGCACCCTGCGGTTCGTCGGTGGGCTGCTCGGCCAGTGGGCCGTGGGCACGCGTGCCGCCGTCTCGCTGCTCGAACGCGCGCAGCGGGCGATGGGGGGAGACGAGGACGCCTACCGCGAGCTGGGCCTCATCGCCTCCGACATGGTCGACGTGAACCAGGCGGTGTTCGATCCGGGCAACGACTTCCACGGCGTCATCGCCGGCGTGCACGAGATGCTCCGCCAGCAGGGGCTGCTCGATGGCACCTGGTGCCTCGACCCCGCCGAGGGTCTCTCGCCGGGGCAGGCGGAGGAGATCGCGCGGGTGCGTCTCGCGTATCCCGATCTGAACGACGACGCCTTCATCGCCGAGAACCTCGAGACCTGGTTGAGGTGA
- a CDS encoding hydroxyacid dehydrogenase, with the protein MSAPTVVAVVSEALFTEFFSDADAERLRAVAAGLGGGFARVDRLAEAELGAARIVITSWGVGPFDAAVLAALPKLELIAHTGATIKPFATDELFDRGVVVTQAGAGMARPVAEVSLTFTLALLHRVPEMHNALRAGDGWYDADAVGVQREILGTPIAVIGASRTGRAYLELIRVLGAEPLLVDPTIDAEAATALGAALVPLDEALQRARIVAVHAPTLPETHHLIGRRELALMPHGAGLVNTARSWIVDEAALIDELQRGRLSAAIDVFDEEPLAADSPFRALPGVLVTPHRAAGTTQGRRRQGRIVADEVEAFAAGRPLAHAVSRDQLSSMA; encoded by the coding sequence ATGAGTGCGCCGACCGTGGTCGCGGTCGTCTCGGAGGCGCTCTTCACGGAGTTCTTCTCCGACGCGGATGCCGAACGCCTGCGTGCGGTCGCCGCGGGTCTGGGCGGCGGGTTCGCACGGGTCGATCGACTCGCAGAGGCAGAGCTCGGCGCCGCACGCATCGTCATCACGAGCTGGGGCGTCGGCCCCTTCGACGCGGCCGTGCTCGCGGCGCTGCCGAAGCTCGAACTGATCGCGCACACCGGTGCGACGATCAAGCCCTTCGCGACCGATGAGCTGTTCGACCGCGGTGTCGTCGTGACCCAGGCGGGTGCGGGCATGGCGCGGCCGGTCGCCGAGGTGTCGCTCACGTTCACGCTCGCCCTGCTGCACCGGGTGCCCGAGATGCACAACGCCCTGCGCGCCGGCGACGGCTGGTACGACGCGGATGCCGTGGGCGTGCAGCGCGAGATCCTCGGCACCCCCATCGCGGTGATCGGGGCGTCCCGCACCGGGCGGGCCTACCTCGAACTGATCCGGGTGCTCGGCGCCGAGCCGCTGCTGGTCGACCCGACCATCGATGCGGAGGCGGCCACCGCTCTCGGAGCCGCACTCGTCCCGCTCGACGAGGCACTCCAGCGTGCCCGGATCGTCGCGGTGCATGCCCCCACCCTGCCCGAGACCCACCACCTGATCGGTCGGCGGGAGCTCGCGCTGATGCCCCACGGCGCGGGGCTCGTGAACACCGCGCGCTCCTGGATCGTCGATGAGGCGGCGCTGATCGACGAGCTGCAGCGGGGACGGCTGAGCGCCGCGATCGACGTGTTCGACGAGGAGCCGCTCGCCGCGGACAGTCCGTTCCGCGCGCTTCCCGGAGTGCTGGTCACCCCGCACCGCGCCGCCGGGACGACCCAGGGGCGACGGCGTCAGGGGCGGATCGTCGCCGACGAGGTCGAGGCCTTCGCCGCGGGGCGTCCCCTCGCGCACGCCGTCTCCCGCGACCAGCTGTCGTCGATGGCATGA
- a CDS encoding GNAT family N-acetyltransferase codes for MSAPIIRAARAEDQTTLTALWAQAFTPPLAPDQWLIDQERLAHTLVAEDDDGLCGSIYGLPKQLRESDGVAEVHAIGSVAVAERARGQGLARRLVAATLQTGGDADWALLFTGTPEVYRSSGFDTFSMARTLAGSWTAPVSAGTDARVERATVGLGSFRPLCEVYECSRAGRVVLAPVRGDRDRAMAEVRMRGATLYCRTEGSTVLGYAVAERRGGIGTLLESAVLPGMDGDEVRDELLSAIAVDWHSAGVTSCELAVPALPEEDRALRAFAPEAVRQDDRTGMIRALRRAPRLDGIRHFTAGDYF; via the coding sequence ATGAGTGCACCGATCATCCGTGCGGCTCGGGCCGAGGATCAGACCACGCTCACCGCGCTGTGGGCGCAGGCGTTCACGCCGCCGCTCGCCCCCGACCAGTGGCTCATCGATCAGGAGCGGCTCGCGCACACACTCGTCGCCGAGGACGATGACGGCCTGTGCGGTTCGATATACGGTCTGCCCAAGCAGCTGCGCGAGTCCGATGGCGTCGCCGAGGTGCACGCGATCGGCAGCGTCGCGGTGGCCGAGCGGGCGCGAGGACAGGGCCTCGCCCGTCGACTCGTGGCGGCGACCCTGCAGACGGGCGGCGACGCCGACTGGGCATTGCTGTTCACCGGCACCCCGGAGGTGTATCGGTCCAGCGGCTTCGACACCTTCTCCATGGCGCGCACTCTGGCCGGCTCCTGGACGGCACCGGTGTCGGCCGGGACCGATGCGCGAGTCGAGCGCGCGACCGTCGGACTCGGGAGCTTCCGCCCGCTGTGCGAGGTCTACGAGTGCTCACGTGCGGGCAGGGTCGTGCTCGCCCCGGTGCGTGGTGACCGCGACAGGGCGATGGCGGAGGTGCGGATGCGGGGTGCGACGCTGTACTGCCGGACCGAGGGGTCGACGGTGCTCGGCTACGCGGTCGCCGAGCGTCGCGGCGGGATCGGCACGCTCCTGGAGAGCGCTGTGCTCCCGGGAATGGACGGCGACGAGGTGCGCGATGAGCTGCTCTCCGCCATCGCCGTCGACTGGCACTCCGCCGGGGTGACATCGTGCGAGCTCGCCGTTCCCGCCCTGCCCGAGGAGGATCGCGCACTTCGCGCCTTTGCCCCCGAGGCCGTGCGGCAGGACGACCGCACCGGGATGATCCGTGCGCTGCGGCGTGCGCCGCGGCTCGACGGCATCCGCCATTTCACGGCGGGCGACTACTTCTGA
- a CDS encoding peptidase C14 — MTQKMSTTQKETAALESPTATLRSRRMLLAGFGAAAIGGVAAVSAQTPAQAAGPIVTQGDSGSSSVANGGTATTLVKRKGKDGDLVRTTGYAAAGDGGAGLYRFVKKDAPAANGGTVLAAPKGGAWLLVHGGIVDFRMFGIMDASVNADDALDAMVNDASIHRIEGHSPLNFVRRHRFSRSNIAFDFGGHLMTTVGIENAGKDDPFAAVMFFRGEVTDAVQEAKLGEVVPDLGDVFPVADSSFFAVGEWYAAEVNALSGRWERELQRMVQVTQIVDGTHIRINYKNGWPLGKDRTMTWRRVVPVQDVTVSNLKFLGTGTDEYTGSHPLAFEYAVRCDVDHIDGTGTFWPLIQRRWNTYYSTVSCTLKNPTSVTWGGAGYLTQQIYCLYGYVANCHTANARHLNDFTASAYCLVENCHGDGDDQGPFVTHGQYEHDLTYTGNSGLMTFANSGAAWGSAAKRITVRKHVCSWFVARVRITDLTLEDVQVIGKPSLAGSGMLWINADGAQLRGCTASDTLVITQASDNSARPTVIADSHFTFVAPGELTNATVKTPVTFVDTVLDRVGGMKIAGAGAVTFRGSTLTAADDAAPIASSSERLRFEGSTLRNARIAAARGERQAVEIAGSDVAVKGGTGVSRTGDGELHLTLSDSTFRAEGAATHVAVTKGATHYRAVGNRFEGGALELADAAFGASSTLVHTGNVESGVTRTAFPAEGPRVVDTANLRV; from the coding sequence ATGACCCAGAAGATGAGCACGACCCAGAAGGAGACGGCCGCTCTCGAGAGCCCGACCGCGACCCTGCGCAGCAGGCGCATGCTGCTCGCCGGCTTCGGCGCGGCGGCGATCGGAGGCGTGGCGGCCGTCAGCGCGCAGACTCCGGCGCAGGCTGCCGGCCCCATCGTGACGCAGGGCGATTCGGGATCGTCGTCGGTGGCGAACGGCGGCACGGCGACCACGCTCGTGAAGCGCAAGGGCAAGGACGGTGATCTGGTCCGCACGACCGGTTACGCCGCAGCCGGCGACGGGGGTGCCGGGCTGTACCGCTTCGTGAAGAAGGACGCTCCGGCGGCGAACGGCGGCACCGTGCTGGCGGCCCCGAAGGGCGGAGCGTGGCTGCTCGTGCACGGCGGGATCGTGGACTTCCGGATGTTCGGGATCATGGATGCGAGCGTGAACGCCGACGACGCCCTCGACGCCATGGTGAACGACGCGAGCATCCACCGCATCGAGGGGCACAGCCCCCTCAACTTCGTGCGCCGCCACAGGTTCTCACGGTCGAACATCGCCTTCGACTTCGGGGGACACCTCATGACCACGGTCGGCATCGAGAACGCCGGCAAAGACGATCCGTTCGCGGCGGTCATGTTCTTCCGCGGCGAGGTGACCGATGCGGTGCAGGAGGCGAAGCTCGGCGAGGTGGTGCCGGATCTCGGCGACGTCTTCCCGGTCGCCGATTCGTCGTTCTTCGCTGTCGGCGAGTGGTACGCGGCAGAGGTGAACGCGCTGTCGGGTCGTTGGGAGCGCGAGCTGCAGCGCATGGTGCAGGTCACGCAGATCGTGGACGGCACGCACATCCGCATCAACTACAAGAACGGCTGGCCGCTGGGCAAGGACCGCACGATGACCTGGCGCCGGGTCGTGCCGGTGCAGGACGTGACGGTGTCGAACCTGAAGTTCCTCGGCACCGGTACCGACGAGTACACGGGATCGCACCCGCTGGCGTTCGAGTACGCGGTGCGCTGCGACGTCGACCACATCGACGGCACGGGGACCTTCTGGCCGCTCATCCAGCGCCGGTGGAACACCTACTACTCGACCGTGAGCTGCACGCTCAAGAACCCGACCTCGGTCACCTGGGGTGGGGCCGGCTACCTGACGCAGCAGATCTACTGCCTCTACGGATACGTCGCCAACTGCCACACCGCGAACGCCCGGCACCTGAACGACTTCACCGCGAGCGCCTACTGCCTGGTCGAGAACTGCCACGGCGACGGTGACGACCAGGGTCCGTTCGTCACCCACGGGCAGTACGAGCACGACCTCACGTACACCGGCAATTCCGGTCTCATGACGTTCGCGAACTCCGGTGCGGCCTGGGGCTCCGCGGCCAAGCGCATCACGGTGCGCAAGCACGTGTGCTCGTGGTTCGTCGCCCGTGTGCGCATCACCGACCTCACGCTCGAAGACGTGCAGGTGATCGGCAAGCCCTCGCTCGCCGGCTCCGGCATGCTGTGGATCAACGCCGACGGCGCGCAGCTGCGCGGGTGCACGGCATCCGACACCCTCGTGATCACGCAGGCGTCCGACAATTCCGCACGGCCGACGGTGATCGCCGACTCGCACTTCACGTTCGTCGCGCCGGGAGAACTCACCAACGCCACGGTGAAGACACCCGTCACGTTCGTCGACACGGTGCTCGACCGGGTCGGCGGCATGAAGATCGCGGGAGCCGGAGCGGTCACGTTCCGGGGATCGACGCTCACGGCGGCTGACGATGCCGCGCCGATCGCCTCGTCGTCGGAGCGTCTGCGGTTCGAGGGATCGACACTCCGCAACGCCCGTATCGCCGCGGCCAGAGGAGAGCGGCAGGCCGTCGAGATCGCGGGATCGGACGTGGCGGTCAAGGGCGGCACCGGCGTCTCCCGGACCGGCGACGGCGAGCTGCATCTGACGCTCTCCGACAGCACCTTCCGCGCGGAGGGGGCGGCGACGCACGTCGCGGTCACGAAGGGCGCGACTCACTACCGCGCGGTCGGCAACCGCTTCGAGGGCGGGGCGCTGGAGCTGGCGGACGCCGCGTTCGGCGCCTCGTCCACGTTGGTGCACACCGGCAACGTCGAGTCGGGCGTCACGCGCACGGCCTTCCCCGCCGAGGGCCCGCGCGTCGTCGACACGGCGAACCTCAGGGTCTGA
- a CDS encoding zinc-binding alcohol dehydrogenase family protein — MTEMMRAIVLDAPGPVEALTIRELPIPTPSEGWVLIQVKAFGLNRSELHTRLGLAEGVTFPRVLGIEATGVVVEAPGGEFTPGQQVVAVMGGMGRAYDGGYAEYTCVPATQVIAFESDLDWGTLGALPEMLQTSYGSLTVGLDAQPGQSILIRGGTSSIGMATAVLAKQRGMTVFSTTRNPRKAEALTRIGVDHVLIDDGDVQAQVRAILPEGVDTALELVGTPTLPDTLRSTRVHGVVCFTGMLSNEWTVKDFYPIEYIPRGVRLSAYGGGAADLPPAVLQGFLDAVAAGEATVPIDRVYAFDQIAEAHTAMEQGTAVGKLVVVTGL, encoded by the coding sequence ATGACCGAGATGATGCGCGCGATCGTGCTCGACGCACCCGGCCCCGTTGAGGCCCTCACCATCCGCGAGCTGCCGATCCCGACACCGAGTGAGGGCTGGGTGCTGATCCAGGTGAAGGCGTTCGGCTTGAACCGCTCCGAACTCCACACCCGACTCGGCCTGGCGGAGGGCGTCACCTTTCCCCGCGTGCTCGGCATCGAGGCGACCGGAGTCGTCGTCGAGGCGCCCGGGGGCGAATTCACCCCCGGCCAGCAGGTCGTGGCGGTGATGGGCGGGATGGGACGCGCGTACGACGGCGGATACGCGGAGTACACCTGCGTTCCCGCGACCCAGGTGATCGCTTTCGAGAGCGACCTCGACTGGGGCACCCTCGGCGCCCTGCCCGAGATGCTGCAGACCTCGTACGGATCGCTCACCGTGGGGCTCGACGCTCAGCCGGGCCAGTCGATCCTGATCCGCGGCGGCACCTCGTCGATCGGGATGGCGACCGCGGTGCTCGCGAAGCAGCGCGGGATGACGGTCTTCTCGACCACACGCAACCCCCGCAAGGCCGAGGCGCTCACCCGCATCGGCGTCGACCACGTGCTCATCGACGACGGCGACGTGCAGGCGCAGGTCAGAGCGATCCTGCCCGAGGGCGTCGACACGGCTCTCGAGCTGGTCGGCACGCCGACCCTGCCGGACACCCTCCGCTCGACGCGCGTGCACGGCGTGGTCTGCTTCACCGGGATGCTCTCGAACGAGTGGACCGTGAAGGACTTCTACCCCATCGAGTACATCCCCCGCGGCGTGCGCCTCAGCGCGTACGGCGGAGGCGCGGCCGACCTGCCGCCGGCTGTGCTCCAGGGCTTCCTCGATGCGGTCGCGGCCGGCGAGGCCACCGTGCCGATCGACCGCGTCTATGCCTTCGACCAGATCGCCGAGGCGCACACCGCGATGGAACAGGGCACCGCCGTCGGCAAGCTGGTCGTCGTCACCGGCCTCTGA
- a CDS encoding MarR family winged helix-turn-helix transcriptional regulator: MDLHRLFDDVIRFEMEIWEAVDRRLRAEHSLPLSWFEPMRAIDRIENCRASDIATELSITEGGTSKLVARIEAAGYCERTPNPDDRRASFITLTPAGEDMLTIATQTFGRELEPWFQSVSADDLQHFATTLATLRVRKPIPTTGVTP, from the coding sequence GTGGACCTGCATCGACTCTTCGATGATGTGATCCGCTTCGAGATGGAGATCTGGGAGGCGGTCGACCGACGCCTCCGCGCCGAGCATTCCCTGCCGCTGAGCTGGTTCGAGCCCATGCGGGCCATCGACCGGATCGAGAACTGCCGGGCCTCCGACATCGCGACCGAGCTCTCGATCACCGAGGGCGGCACCAGCAAGCTGGTCGCTCGCATCGAAGCAGCGGGCTATTGCGAGCGCACACCGAACCCCGACGACCGACGGGCTTCGTTCATCACGCTCACGCCGGCGGGCGAGGACATGTTGACGATCGCGACCCAGACCTTCGGCAGAGAACTGGAGCCGTGGTTCCAGAGCGTCTCCGCCGACGACCTTCAGCACTTCGCCACCACTCTCGCCACCCTTCGGGTGCGCAAGCCCATACCGACGACAGGAGTCACCCCATGA
- a CDS encoding SDR family NAD(P)-dependent oxidoreductase — protein MTARTIVLTGASDGIGAAAARQLASSPHRLILVGRSEEKTRAVAAETGAAWFTADFARLDDVRALATKIVEGVGDGGIHVLANNAGGIFGDQTPTVDGFEKTMQVNHLAPFLLTNLLRPQLLKAEGAVINTSSIAHRLFGHLDVDDLDNHRRFSANKAYGDAKLANVLFAKSLHTKFHADGLSAVAFHPGTVQTNFASDSSSIMRLLYRTPLKRLMLVGADKGGATLRWFIEGTPDETWFSGAYYDERQLTAKVNPQVDDAALAEALWQRSAELVGIPST, from the coding sequence GTGACCGCGCGCACGATCGTCCTCACCGGAGCCTCCGACGGGATCGGCGCGGCAGCCGCCCGCCAGCTCGCGTCGTCCCCGCATCGGCTCATCCTGGTGGGACGCTCGGAGGAGAAGACCCGTGCGGTCGCCGCGGAGACGGGCGCTGCGTGGTTCACCGCCGACTTCGCACGCCTCGACGACGTGCGGGCGCTCGCCACGAAGATCGTGGAGGGGGTCGGCGACGGCGGCATCCACGTGCTGGCGAACAACGCCGGTGGCATCTTCGGCGATCAGACCCCCACGGTCGACGGCTTCGAGAAGACCATGCAGGTCAACCACCTGGCGCCGTTCCTGCTCACGAACCTGTTGCGGCCTCAGCTGTTGAAGGCCGAGGGCGCAGTCATCAACACCTCCAGCATCGCGCACCGCCTGTTCGGCCACCTCGATGTGGACGACCTCGACAATCACCGCCGCTTCAGCGCGAACAAGGCCTACGGCGATGCGAAGCTCGCCAACGTGCTGTTCGCCAAGAGCCTGCACACGAAGTTCCACGCCGACGGGCTGAGTGCGGTCGCGTTCCACCCCGGCACCGTGCAGACGAACTTCGCTTCGGACTCGTCGAGCATCATGCGCCTGCTCTACCGCACACCGCTCAAGCGCCTCATGCTCGTCGGCGCCGACAAGGGTGGCGCGACCCTGCGCTGGTTCATCGAGGGCACCCCTGATGAGACATGGTTCTCCGGCGCCTACTACGACGAGCGTCAGCTGACCGCGAAGGTCAATCCGCAGGTGGATGACGCGGCCCTGGCCGAGGCGCTCTGGCAGCGCAGCGCCGAGCTCGTCGGCATCCCCTCCACCTAG